In Candidatus Methylomirabilis tolerans, one genomic interval encodes:
- a CDS encoding glycosyltransferase — protein MQSIEEDKAPNKITVLQLISGLGVGGAERVVMELAGRLTHHSCNSFVVALNNDCRLMKQYSNVDFQVISIGMRKNPWAFIKVAAALITIVRREKVSLIHAHMFHALCLASICKITLPRLKLVFTSHNTKGFSWLRRMLIGMTKALRDVDVLFMAGQHCEMNASRTIIIPNGVQVRLAKAANMSGINTRRVLLFVGRLEPLKDPIALIRAFAAMRQKNCELWMAGDGFLRPEVEREVETLGINDRVRLLGIRHDVPQLLERVDCFVMSSRWEGLPMAILEAGAAALPVVAPPVGAIPMLLDDNCGYLVDVPELQSALDAVMDDYADATRRGKRLRNKILNKFSLDQICRAHADLYRSLVSNG, from the coding sequence ATGCAATCGATAGAGGAAGATAAAGCGCCCAACAAAATTACCGTACTCCAGCTTATCAGTGGTTTGGGCGTGGGCGGTGCAGAGCGCGTTGTAATGGAGTTGGCAGGGCGGCTCACTCATCATAGTTGTAATTCCTTCGTTGTCGCTCTTAATAATGACTGTAGGCTGATGAAACAGTATAGCAACGTGGACTTTCAGGTTATTTCCATTGGGATGCGTAAGAATCCATGGGCATTCATTAAGGTAGCAGCAGCATTGATCACGATAGTACGTCGTGAGAAAGTCTCACTCATCCACGCGCATATGTTCCACGCACTTTGCCTTGCCTCGATCTGCAAGATAACGCTGCCGCGCTTGAAGCTGGTATTCACAAGTCACAACACAAAAGGTTTTTCATGGTTGCGTCGCATGTTGATCGGTATGACAAAAGCCCTGCGTGATGTCGATGTACTTTTTATGGCGGGACAACATTGTGAAATGAATGCATCACGGACTATTATTATTCCAAATGGTGTTCAGGTGCGTCTGGCCAAAGCCGCGAATATGAGTGGTATTAACACTCGCCGAGTGCTTCTATTTGTCGGTCGGCTTGAGCCGCTGAAAGACCCTATTGCGCTTATCCGTGCATTTGCTGCGATGCGTCAAAAAAACTGCGAACTCTGGATGGCCGGTGATGGTTTCCTGCGACCAGAGGTAGAACGGGAAGTCGAGACGTTAGGCATCAATGATCGCGTGCGCTTACTCGGGATTCGTCATGATGTACCTCAATTGCTTGAGCGGGTCGATTGTTTTGTCATGTCTTCGCGCTGGGAAGGATTACCTATGGCTATCCTTGAAGCCGGTGCAGCCGCCTTGCCTGTTGTCGCTCCTCCCGTTGGCGCTATTCCCATGTTGCTTGATGACAACTGTGGTTATTTGGTTGACGTACCAGAACTTCAAAGCGCGCTTGATGCCGTGATGGACGATTATGCGGATGCCACTAGGCGCGGGAAACGTCTTCGAAATAAAATTCTCAATAAATTCAGCCTTGATCAGATATGTCGTGCGCATGCTGATCTTTATAGAAGCTTGGTGTCAAATGGCTGA
- a CDS encoding glycosyltransferase family 4 protein, which yields MEKHILHLTEEQRRLGCEVIVAFNRGQATSLNDIRVLPWVNLRRMRPQAARDLFFYFVLLLKISSQRLHFDVVHVHGDWSALLFGRLLARVTRSQNSVGSLHGAARRGLWSTMYRFVLKGYAMVYTTGAWDAMYLGSLTRQPVRWQHSGIEKVFFDKDQSEERDRFIDVVSVGSFVPGKNYELVVEIAFAMPNVKFVLIGDGPQKCVIEALCRSRGLSNITFAGNLLPADVAQQMRSSRIYLHTSFSEGTPTALLEAMACGLAVITSNSNDYRNLIRPEQTGFVIESFQAESYVRRIRELLDDENRLHEISDRNSKQAVRYGWPDVAKRITEWSTPNAIDRGR from the coding sequence ATGGAAAAGCACATTCTCCATCTTACGGAGGAACAGAGACGTTTGGGTTGCGAGGTGATTGTGGCGTTCAACCGGGGGCAGGCCACATCCTTGAACGACATCCGCGTGTTGCCATGGGTCAACCTTCGTAGGATGAGGCCACAAGCAGCGCGTGATCTATTTTTTTACTTTGTCTTACTCTTGAAGATTAGTTCACAGAGGCTACATTTTGACGTTGTTCATGTCCATGGTGATTGGAGTGCTTTGCTTTTTGGCCGATTGTTGGCACGTGTCACAAGATCGCAGAATTCGGTTGGAAGCCTTCATGGTGCTGCCCGTCGAGGACTATGGAGTACCATGTATCGCTTTGTATTAAAAGGATATGCGATGGTTTATACCACAGGAGCTTGGGATGCAATGTACCTCGGCTCCTTAACTAGACAGCCCGTGCGCTGGCAGCACAGTGGAATCGAAAAAGTGTTTTTCGACAAAGATCAATCAGAGGAGCGGGATCGGTTTATCGATGTTGTTAGTGTCGGCAGTTTCGTTCCTGGAAAAAATTATGAGCTGGTTGTTGAAATAGCGTTTGCCATGCCGAACGTAAAATTTGTCCTGATTGGTGACGGACCTCAAAAATGCGTGATTGAAGCTCTGTGTCGGAGTCGTGGACTGTCAAATATCACTTTTGCCGGGAATCTGCTCCCTGCTGATGTGGCTCAACAAATGAGGAGCTCTCGAATTTATCTACACACTTCATTTTCCGAAGGTACGCCAACAGCTTTATTGGAGGCTATGGCTTGCGGATTAGCCGTGATCACCTCAAACTCCAACGATTATAGGAACTTAATTCGGCCGGAGCAAACCGGTTTTGTCATTGAAAGCTTCCAAGCCGAGTCTTATGTCCGGCGAATCCGGGAGCTCCTTGACGACGAGAACAGGCTTCATGAGATTTCTGACCGCAACAGTAAACAGGCCGTACGTTATGGCTGGCCGGACGTTGCAAAACGGATCACGGAATGGAGCACGCCTAATGCAATCGATAGAGGAAGATAA
- a CDS encoding glycosyltransferase family 4 protein, producing MFHISGNQYPPFPAMHHTRRIWDELLKGFDEYHVIARGEGNRYIHSVARSMHLHLLPAFGERMWPFFFLGWILPWFVLRYKPTHLLVQCPILGGLAAAFCSKVFRIPLLVELHGAHYFAPARPGWKGVIEHVIYRKLSSITFSAATRIRSLSQDMSEYILQIYGESAAKKVMVIPNRVDLNVFRCYKDSYSTDKLLRIITVGSFSETKNHCQLIKDLDRTGVSFHLTIVGAGSLKEKYIAIANQLCIRDRLEIIENLDHQSLAPLLPKHDVYIHYALSEGVPRAILEAMAVGLPVVATHVGFIKGVLVNGENAIVIDKPYADGLTQAIRLLAESECLRKRLGVAARHTIKDRFEWNRVFELYRSAIKSMD from the coding sequence TTGTTTCATATCAGTGGAAATCAGTATCCTCCTTTTCCAGCGATGCACCACACCCGCCGAATTTGGGATGAGCTTCTAAAAGGATTTGATGAATATCATGTGATTGCCCGCGGGGAAGGTAATCGGTACATCCACAGTGTTGCTCGATCAATGCACCTGCATTTACTGCCGGCATTCGGGGAACGGATGTGGCCGTTCTTTTTCTTGGGCTGGATTTTGCCGTGGTTCGTACTTCGATACAAACCAACCCACTTGCTTGTCCAGTGTCCCATTCTTGGTGGGTTGGCTGCGGCTTTCTGCTCAAAAGTCTTTCGTATACCGCTGCTCGTTGAGTTACATGGGGCTCACTATTTTGCGCCTGCCAGACCTGGTTGGAAGGGTGTCATAGAACATGTGATCTATCGCAAACTTTCCAGCATCACTTTTAGCGCAGCAACCAGAATTCGCAGCCTCTCGCAAGACATGAGTGAATACATCCTGCAAATTTATGGAGAATCGGCCGCCAAGAAGGTCATGGTGATTCCCAATCGCGTAGACCTTAATGTATTCCGTTGTTACAAGGACTCGTATTCGACGGATAAACTTTTACGGATAATAACTGTTGGAAGTTTTTCGGAAACAAAGAATCACTGTCAGCTTATTAAAGACTTGGACAGAACCGGCGTGAGTTTCCATCTGACGATCGTTGGCGCGGGTTCTCTAAAAGAAAAGTACATTGCAATTGCCAATCAGTTATGTATACGTGACCGATTAGAGATTATCGAGAATCTGGATCATCAATCTCTGGCGCCATTACTGCCTAAGCACGACGTGTACATTCATTATGCGCTATCAGAGGGCGTTCCGAGAGCCATATTGGAGGCAATGGCTGTCGGTCTGCCTGTGGTGGCCACACATGTAGGCTTTATCAAGGGGGTATTGGTTAATGGAGAGAACGCCATTGTAATTGACAAGCCTTATGCTGACGGTCTCACGCAAGCAATCAGATTGCTGGCCGAGTCGGAGTGTCTGCGCAAAAGACTCGGGGTTGCCGCGCGTCATACGATCAAGGATCGGTTCGAGTGGAATCGAGTATTTGAGTTGTATCGCTCTGCCATCAAGTCTATGGATTAG
- a CDS encoding glycosyltransferase family 4 protein: protein MQSKKLTYILNNYSAKDASHFNHVPALLEALAMRGLEITLVIEKADFIPTFSSVNISVIPLKHRHGLSRLLELFRVIIHLIHRGFMRTYVRTAAPPALIAALTHRIFGGKVFLWQSGTTIEYDAAQPMSLKKLKWYLVSHIPNTLARRFVHYFVTGPAYMVDYYSRVGGVKRGKIRLLYNDIDIDRFVPKPDRSVQKAAFLKAHGLKPDILVLLLVHRLSPVRRTRLYFPFCLTHLRNMGLLNRVAVVIVGIGPELPFIQAQVQSQGLAERCLFLGSVPNREIQRVYAVADIFLHPTYNEGFPRVVLEAMAAGLPIVSTDAGGTRELMGDIQSSLIVSRGDPLAFAVCLEKMIKDSLLRELLAKENQKHVERFSTMKIAAMYEEVLFA, encoded by the coding sequence ATGCAGTCTAAGAAGTTGACTTATATTCTGAATAATTACTCAGCAAAGGATGCATCGCACTTCAATCATGTGCCGGCATTGCTTGAAGCCTTGGCTATGCGCGGGCTTGAAATTACTTTGGTTATTGAGAAGGCCGATTTCATCCCGACATTTTCCAGTGTAAATATCAGTGTAATTCCACTCAAGCACCGTCATGGTCTTAGCCGCTTGCTGGAATTATTTCGAGTCATTATACATTTGATTCATCGTGGCTTCATGCGGACGTATGTGCGAACTGCCGCCCCACCAGCGCTTATTGCAGCATTAACACACCGAATTTTTGGCGGGAAAGTATTTTTGTGGCAAAGCGGCACTACTATAGAATACGATGCGGCCCAACCGATGTCTCTGAAAAAACTGAAATGGTATTTAGTCTCACATATCCCGAATACCTTAGCCCGTCGATTTGTCCACTACTTTGTTACGGGACCGGCTTACATGGTCGATTATTATTCGCGTGTTGGCGGAGTTAAAAGGGGAAAAATTCGACTCCTTTATAATGATATTGACATTGACCGGTTTGTCCCGAAACCAGATCGTTCTGTTCAAAAGGCGGCATTCCTAAAGGCCCACGGTTTAAAACCGGACATCTTGGTTTTGCTACTGGTGCATCGGCTCTCGCCCGTCAGGCGCACCCGTCTTTATTTTCCTTTCTGTTTGACTCACTTGCGTAACATGGGTCTATTAAATCGGGTCGCTGTTGTTATTGTCGGGATTGGCCCGGAACTGCCGTTCATCCAGGCCCAAGTTCAAAGTCAGGGCCTTGCTGAACGATGCCTCTTCCTGGGAAGTGTGCCGAACCGTGAGATTCAGCGAGTGTATGCGGTTGCAGACATCTTCCTGCATCCGACTTACAATGAAGGCTTTCCCCGCGTGGTCTTAGAGGCAATGGCGGCGGGGTTGCCTATTGTCTCAACTGACGCCGGTGGTACTCGCGAATTAATGGGAGATATTCAGTCAAGCCTCATCGTCTCAAGAGGCGATCCTCTTGCCTTTGCTGTGTGCCTTGAAAAAATGATCAAAGATTCTCTGTTGCGTGAGCTATTGGCAAAGGAAAATCAGAAACATGTAGAGAGATTTTCGACTATGAAGATCGCCGCGATGTATGAGGAGGTGCTATTTGCATGA
- a CDS encoding nucleotide sugar dehydrogenase: MDSIDLLIDPIDSIRVAVIGLGYVGLPLATALAQHLPTIGFDVNPTRIQALRQGADWNGELHADTLSAPHLHLTDDPSRLREATFLIIAVPTPIDRAKRPDLGPLIEASRLVGAHLRPGAIVVYESTVYPGCTEEVCLPVLEQASGLQAGRDFTVGYSPERINPGDTVHTLDRVVKIVASQDAATTAMMAQVYGLVVKAGIYQAPDIKTAEAAKVIENIQRDLNIALMNELALLFHRLGLRTHEVLKAAGTKWNFLPFEPGLVGGHCIPVDPYYLTHKAEEVGYHPDVILAGRRINDAIGRYVARETVRLLIQAGKVIKGARVLVLGLAFKANVRDARNTRVLELIDELTQHGLDVAVTDPVVGSAEVQRLGLRDVPDPFHAGHRYDAIVLAVPHRVFQDQPVAAYLKLLHDRDGSGVLVDVKGVLREALGEVKLSYWSL; this comes from the coding sequence ATGGACTCTATTGACTTATTAATAGACCCAATCGACTCGATCCGTGTCGCCGTCATCGGCTTAGGCTACGTGGGGCTGCCGCTCGCGACCGCCTTGGCTCAGCACCTGCCCACCATCGGCTTCGACGTAAACCCGACGCGGATCCAGGCCTTGCGACAGGGCGCGGATTGGAATGGCGAGCTCCATGCCGACACGCTCAGCGCCCCGCACCTGCACCTGACCGACGATCCCTCGCGCCTGCGCGAGGCCACCTTCCTTATCATCGCCGTCCCGACCCCTATCGACCGGGCCAAGCGCCCGGACCTGGGCCCCCTCATCGAGGCGAGCCGCCTGGTCGGCGCCCACCTGCGCCCAGGCGCCATCGTCGTCTACGAATCCACCGTCTATCCCGGCTGTACCGAGGAGGTTTGTCTCCCGGTGTTGGAGCAGGCCTCCGGGCTCCAAGCCGGCCGCGACTTTACCGTGGGCTACTCCCCCGAGCGGATCAACCCGGGCGATACCGTCCACACCCTGGACCGGGTCGTCAAGATCGTGGCGTCCCAGGATGCCGCCACCACCGCCATGATGGCCCAAGTCTACGGCCTCGTCGTCAAGGCCGGTATCTATCAAGCGCCCGATATCAAGACTGCTGAGGCGGCCAAAGTCATCGAGAACATCCAGCGGGACCTGAACATCGCCCTGATGAACGAGCTGGCCCTGCTGTTTCACCGTCTTGGGTTGCGCACCCACGAGGTACTCAAGGCCGCGGGCACCAAATGGAACTTCTTGCCCTTCGAGCCCGGCCTCGTCGGTGGCCATTGCATTCCGGTCGATCCCTACTACCTCACCCATAAAGCGGAAGAGGTGGGCTACCACCCGGATGTGATTCTGGCCGGTCGGCGGATCAACGATGCGATCGGGCGGTATGTGGCGCGGGAAACGGTCAGGCTCCTGATCCAGGCCGGCAAGGTGATCAAGGGGGCCCGCGTCCTGGTCCTCGGTCTCGCCTTCAAGGCGAATGTGCGTGATGCCCGCAATACGCGGGTACTGGAGCTGATCGACGAACTGACCCAGCATGGGCTTGACGTGGCCGTCACCGATCCCGTCGTCGGCTCAGCCGAGGTCCAACGGCTAGGCTTACGGGACGTTCCGGATCCCTTTCACGCGGGACATCGCTATGACGCCATTGTGCTGGCCGTTCCCCACCGGGTCTTTCAAGACCAACCGGTGGCCGCCTATCTCAAGCTGTTGCATGACCGTGACGGCTCTGGCGTGCTAGTGGATGTCAAAGGCGTATTGCGGGAGGCTCTCGGTGAGGTCAAGCTGTCGTACTGGAGCCTCTGA
- a CDS encoding UpxY family transcription antiterminator has protein sequence MAEELLRRGIEAFVPLREVLSQWKDRKKLVQLPLFPGYIFVHFDQTMRREVLQPVGAISLVGVHGVLTPIPDAQIEAIRTICRTKRPLDLSPYLTEGERIQVVRGPLAGLQGFLSEQEGRQCLVVSIDLLQQSLAVEVDADSVVPIDGHGSQ, from the coding sequence GTGGCGGAGGAATTGCTCCGGCGCGGGATCGAAGCCTTTGTTCCCCTCCGCGAGGTCCTCTCCCAGTGGAAGGATCGCAAGAAACTGGTCCAGCTTCCCCTGTTTCCTGGTTACATCTTTGTGCACTTCGATCAGACCATGAGGCGTGAGGTGTTGCAGCCGGTCGGGGCGATCTCTCTGGTCGGCGTTCACGGCGTCCTGACACCGATCCCCGACGCGCAGATCGAGGCGATCCGAACGATCTGTCGGACGAAGCGCCCCCTTGATCTGTCTCCGTATCTCACCGAGGGCGAGCGGATCCAGGTCGTTCGGGGCCCGCTGGCCGGACTGCAGGGCTTTTTGAGCGAACAGGAGGGCCGACAGTGCCTGGTCGTATCCATCGATCTCCTGCAGCAATCGTTGGCCGTGGAAGTGGACGCAGACAGTGTCGTCCCCATTGACGGCCATGGCTCACAATGA
- a CDS encoding thermonuclease family protein, whose protein sequence is MGGHKQIKVRLAEIDAPEKSQAFGQRSKQSLSDMIFGKSVRVEQRDVDRYGRVVGRVFIGGTDVNAEQVRQGMAWVYRQYLRDTTLLTVEKEAREARRGLWSDPHPVPPWEYRHGDRGKSVGVDAPLRLGREARDGESARQCGAKQYCSQMTSCEEARYYLTQCGISSLDRDGDGVPCEALCGARR, encoded by the coding sequence ATGGGGGGCCACAAGCAGATCAAGGTGCGCCTGGCCGAGATCGATGCGCCCGAGAAGTCGCAGGCCTTCGGTCAGCGCTCCAAACAGTCGCTCTCGGACATGATCTTCGGCAAGAGTGTCCGGGTCGAGCAGCGGGATGTTGACCGCTATGGGCGCGTGGTGGGGCGCGTCTTCATTGGCGGAACGGATGTGAATGCGGAGCAGGTTCGCCAGGGGATGGCGTGGGTCTACCGGCAATATCTTCGGGATACGACGCTACTCACAGTAGAGAAGGAGGCGAGAGAGGCCAGGCGGGGCCTGTGGTCCGATCCGCACCCGGTGCCACCCTGGGAGTACCGGCACGGCGATCGGGGGAAGTCCGTGGGGGTTGATGCGCCGCTCAGACTAGGGCGAGAGGCGCGAGATGGCGAATCTGCCAGGCAATGCGGTGCGAAGCAGTATTGCAGCCAGATGACCAGTTGCGAGGAAGCGCGGTATTATCTGACGCAGTGCGGCATCAGTTCCCTGGACCGTGACGGGGATGGGGTGCCGTGCGAAGCGCTCTGCGGAGCAAGACGGTGA
- a CDS encoding HU family DNA-binding protein, with amino-acid sequence MTKTEIAEQIAKDAGISKAVAETALRSCIDSITNSLRAGQSVTIAGFGTFSVASRAARTGRNPQTGEPIEIKASQVPRFKPGKALKDAVSR; translated from the coding sequence ATGACTAAGACTGAGATTGCGGAACAGATCGCCAAGGATGCCGGCATCAGTAAGGCAGTCGCTGAAACCGCGCTTCGTAGCTGCATCGACAGCATCACCAACAGCTTAAGGGCGGGACAGAGTGTGACGATAGCGGGATTCGGCACCTTCAGTGTGGCGAGCCGAGCCGCCCGGACCGGCCGTAACCCCCAGACTGGAGAGCCGATCGAGATCAAGGCGTCCCAGGTACCCCGCTTCAAGCCGGGCAAGGCCCTCAAGGATGCGGTAAGCCGCTAG
- a CDS encoding TolC family protein, translating to MGWVPAGLSPEWDAKAWARLQKVVGQCPCGGPEEVARDDCPLAPWMLMEHASEELAVFKHRISRACIRVAVALCFAMAPAALGADEVRQGGSTSPPEPGPMDLVTEGMPRYPYPSLGELEAKLLNNYEVRMKKLEAEEARLKSSLLNRIRLSASTGLSARDTLLPADTGGAISGGLHAGLSLTASIPLAELLPRGSPSSLEAERREVEFSKMVQDKLKELRTLYNEREVTILSTQATEADVRLAELRHEKAKVAFSIQEADQIDVASAQKGLIETRLRAVEARNKVRVIESRIAGLLGEPYEFPALGR from the coding sequence ATGGGATGGGTGCCAGCGGGGCTGAGCCCGGAGTGGGACGCGAAGGCCTGGGCGCGTCTGCAAAAGGTGGTCGGTCAGTGCCCCTGTGGCGGGCCGGAGGAGGTTGCTCGCGATGACTGCCCGTTGGCGCCTTGGATGCTCATGGAGCACGCATCGGAAGAGCTGGCGGTCTTTAAACACCGGATCAGTAGAGCGTGCATCCGAGTGGCTGTGGCGCTCTGCTTCGCCATGGCGCCCGCCGCCCTTGGCGCCGATGAGGTAAGGCAGGGTGGGTCCACATCTCCCCCTGAGCCCGGGCCGATGGACCTTGTGACGGAGGGCATGCCTCGCTATCCCTATCCTTCTCTTGGTGAGCTAGAGGCGAAGCTTTTGAATAATTACGAGGTGCGGATGAAGAAACTGGAGGCCGAGGAGGCGAGGCTCAAGTCGAGCCTGCTGAACCGGATCAGGCTATCGGCCTCGACAGGGCTGTCTGCCCGTGATACGCTGCTGCCCGCCGATACTGGGGGTGCGATCTCAGGCGGCCTGCACGCCGGCCTGAGCCTCACGGCTTCTATCCCCCTCGCAGAGCTGCTGCCTCGGGGATCCCCCTCATCGCTAGAAGCGGAACGGCGCGAGGTGGAATTCTCGAAGATGGTCCAGGACAAGCTCAAGGAGCTGCGGACCCTCTATAACGAAAGAGAAGTGACGATCTTGTCCACTCAAGCCACTGAGGCCGACGTTCGGCTGGCTGAGTTGCGTCATGAGAAGGCGAAGGTCGCCTTCTCTATCCAGGAGGCGGACCAGATCGACGTGGCTTCAGCCCAGAAGGGTCTCATCGAGACGCGCCTGCGTGCGGTAGAGGCGCGGAACAAGGTCCGAGTGATCGAGAGTCGAATTGCTGGGTTGCTGGGAGAGCCGTACGAGTTTCCCGCACTGGGGAGGTAA
- a CDS encoding type II toxin-antitoxin system VapC family toxin: protein MSAALAPHEAYVLDASVLLVWFANGEGRSQARFIRQHHAAGRCRLVVHDVALLEATIILRAYPRFTDADVTEVLTQLEGLHLDIHPLSWDLMRRAVTTAEAYGIGLTRAISVALAESLGCPMLTTDRVLLEKKPRASSMILDLAELEAPESILIMGE, encoded by the coding sequence ATGAGCGCAGCGCTGGCACCTCATGAGGCCTATGTTTTGGATGCCTCGGTTCTCCTGGTATGGTTTGCCAATGGGGAGGGTCGTTCGCAAGCGCGCTTCATCCGGCAGCATCACGCCGCCGGGCGATGCCGTCTGGTCGTGCATGATGTCGCGCTGTTGGAGGCGACGATTATCCTTCGCGCCTATCCTCGTTTCACTGACGCCGACGTGACGGAGGTGCTCACGCAGCTTGAGGGGTTGCATCTGGACATCCACCCACTCTCATGGGATCTCATGCGAAGGGCTGTGACTACTGCCGAGGCATACGGCATAGGGCTTACTCGCGCGATCTCGGTCGCGTTGGCTGAAAGCCTGGGGTGTCCGATGCTTACGACGGATCGTGTTCTTCTTGAAAAGAAGCCTAGGGCTTCCAGCATGATCCTGGACCTGGCCGAGCTGGAGGCGCCAGAGAGTATTTTGATCATGGGGGAATAA
- a CDS encoding metal-dependent hydrolase, which translates to MTASTHIAFSAVCWFVSVASANTAPRIEHLAVAGFGSLLPDIDIPTSGIGRPFFPIARRINRLVGHRTLTHSLLGLLLFALLILPLYLLGYRGISLALLLGYASHILLDQVNVMGVDLFWPGRLRAVLFLNERYRIAVAGKGEYILLCAMIVVLLLLYPVASAGLKRSLHLVLGDIQSAVQDFRALDETNEVEVVVAATDALSGEKVSGVYDVIGAPSNTALLINHKERPRLLSEEDGAHLKPHRVWVRSKEARSVSVERIRMAGRTLWDLEGLLHGRRAYLFGELQAADPAFLGAHFAASPDRFATVRWGDGKLRLEYATLGELDAVRAAPIAEGEVLIKYLDGPPARAGGSGDAGSVMALTFRAASLDAVKVRVGDRVAKGDLLALRDDGSEIQSLMTDIRAEKEQGATNAQLSRLALQEVDAEIYKAREELERSEQETAHFQRAAAFFPKELKAARLAREKAQAKSQDLVLKRERMIHQVAATGLEHRRRLRHIEERLEQKRKEREVLAPVSGEIVGRWEVPQDQFIKVHLALRTGSNDRPAEERREGR; encoded by the coding sequence ATGACGGCCTCTACCCATATCGCCTTTAGCGCGGTGTGTTGGTTTGTGTCGGTAGCTTCCGCGAATACCGCGCCACGCATCGAGCACCTGGCCGTCGCCGGGTTCGGCTCGTTGCTGCCTGACATTGACATTCCCACCTCCGGGATCGGTCGGCCGTTCTTCCCCATCGCACGGCGGATCAATCGGCTGGTGGGCCACCGAACTCTTACCCACAGCCTGCTAGGCCTTCTGCTTTTCGCTTTGCTCATCTTGCCACTCTACCTGCTCGGGTATCGCGGCATTTCCTTGGCGCTCCTCTTAGGCTATGCCTCGCACATCCTCCTCGATCAGGTCAATGTCATGGGTGTAGATCTCTTCTGGCCTGGGCGCCTGAGAGCTGTTCTTTTTTTGAATGAGCGGTACCGAATCGCGGTGGCCGGTAAGGGCGAGTATATCCTGCTGTGCGCCATGATTGTCGTGCTCCTGCTCCTATACCCAGTAGCCAGCGCCGGCCTCAAGCGGTCGCTTCACCTGGTACTAGGAGACATCCAGAGTGCGGTACAGGACTTCCGCGCCCTTGATGAGACCAACGAAGTCGAGGTCGTAGTTGCCGCCACCGATGCGCTCTCCGGAGAGAAAGTCTCTGGAGTCTACGACGTTATCGGAGCCCCTAGTAACACGGCCCTCCTCATTAACCATAAGGAGCGGCCCCGTCTCCTTTCCGAGGAGGACGGGGCTCACCTAAAGCCTCACCGCGTCTGGGTGAGGTCTAAAGAGGCTCGCTCGGTGAGCGTCGAGAGGATCCGTATGGCCGGGCGGACGCTCTGGGATCTGGAAGGGCTTCTCCACGGCAGGCGGGCCTATCTATTTGGCGAGTTGCAGGCGGCTGACCCTGCTTTTCTCGGTGCTCACTTTGCTGCGAGCCCCGATCGATTTGCCACCGTACGATGGGGCGATGGCAAGCTGCGGTTGGAGTATGCGACGCTGGGCGAATTGGATGCCGTGCGGGCGGCCCCAATAGCTGAAGGCGAGGTCCTGATCAAGTACCTTGACGGCCCACCAGCGCGCGCTGGGGGCAGCGGCGATGCCGGATCAGTCATGGCGCTGACCTTTCGAGCGGCAAGCCTTGACGCCGTTAAGGTCAGAGTAGGCGATCGGGTCGCCAAAGGGGATCTGCTTGCACTGCGAGACGACGGATCGGAGATCCAAAGCCTGATGACCGATATTCGGGCGGAAAAAGAGCAGGGGGCGACGAATGCGCAACTTAGTCGGCTCGCCTTACAAGAAGTGGATGCGGAGATCTACAAGGCTAGGGAGGAGTTAGAGCGAAGTGAGCAAGAGACGGCTCACTTTCAGCGTGCGGCGGCATTCTTTCCAAAAGAGCTGAAAGCGGCCAGACTTGCGAGAGAGAAGGCCCAGGCGAAAAGCCAGGACCTTGTCCTGAAGCGGGAGAGGATGATCCACCAGGTGGCCGCCACTGGGCTGGAACATCGGCGGAGGCTACGGCACATCGAGGAGCGGCTAGAGCAGAAGCGGAAGGAGCGGGAGGTCTTGGCGCCAGTCTCCGGGGAAATCGTCGGTCGTTGGGAGGTCCCGCAGGACCAGTTCATCAAGGTCCACCTGGCGTTGAGGACCGGATCGAATGATCGTCCGGCCGAGGAGAGAAGGGAGGGGAGATGA